GAGGAGGATCGCCAAGGTCAGGGGCCATCGTCTTCTTCTCCACGTACTGGAATTCGACAAAAAGGGACCCGTATTGCTGTAGCTCGAAACCTTACCCCCTGACCCTCCCGGCAATCAAGGAAAATCGCAACTATCCTGCGGCCAGCGTCCTGAGTACTCCAACATTGCGGGCCTCATCTCCCGGAGCATCCACCGGCGTCTCTGCAATAAAAGCGCAATGGCTAAATCGGTCATCGTGCAACAGCCGCCGGAAGGCCTCTGCCCCGATCGTCCCTTCGCCAATGTGCTCATGCCGGTCCAGCTTCGAGCCCATCGCCGCCTTGGCATCGTTGCAGTGCCATACCTTCACCGCGTCAGATCCCACGGTCGAGTCCACCAGCTTCATTGTTTCGATATAGCCGTCGGTCGTCACAATATCGTATCCGGAGACATGGACATGGCATGTATCCAGACACACGGCCACCGGAAGATGCGACTTCAATTGTTCCACCAACTCGGCAACCTGCTCGAGCTTACCGCCCAGCGAAAACTCAGCACCTGCCGTGTTCTCAATCAGCAGACGAAAATCTTTCCCTGAAAAATCGATTCCATCCACCGCCTGTTCAATCGACTCTGCCGCCAGCCGCAGCCCTTCCTCGCGAGTCAGCCCCTTCCAGCTCCCTGGATGCAGCACCAGAAACTCCGCCTTCAGCGCCAGAGCTCGCTCCACCTCTCCGCGAAATGCTGCAATGGAGTTAGCCCTCACCGCATCTGTCTGGCTACACACATTGATTAAATAATTGGCATGGATCACCACTGGCCCCACATCGTGTTTTGCACGTAGCTCAGCGAGCTTCGCCGCATCGGCAGGTTTCACTGCCGGAGCCTTCCACATCCGTGGACTGGCCGAAAAAATCTGAAAAGTATTTGCCCCTGCGGCCACAGCACGATCTACAGCAGTCCAAACACCACCGGCCGTCCCTACATGCACACCAATCCGCTTCTTCGTCTTTGTCGCCATCCCTTCAGCTTAAACCAATCCGAAATCCGAGTAAGTTGAAGTGTCATTTCGAGCGGAGTGTAAGGCACGGAGTCGAGAAATCCCCGCATTTTCGCAGGATGCTTCATCCCCCACACCCTACCGGGTATCGAATGTCCGGGAACACCTTCTCCAATCCCCAACATGCTATGCTGAGGCCGGTTTGGCTCGAAAGGAACGCCTATGCCCGCACCCCAGAACTACTCCAACCATCACCGCACCGACCCTCCTATGCACTTCTTTGTCTTTCCCGTCCTCATCGCGAATGTGGGAGTTGCCATCTGGATCGCCATTCACTTCCGGCATCAATATCCCTGGCTCGGCCACTGGTCCATCGTCGTCGCGCTCGCTCTCCTCGTCCTCGCCACCAAATGCCGCATCAACGATCTCAAGCTTCAAGACCGCCTCATCCGCCTCGAAGAGCGCCTCCGTCTTTCATCTCTTCTTCCAGCCAACGAATTGACCCACCTCAGCGAACTCACAACAAAACAGCTCGTCGCGCTCCGCTTTGCCTCCGACGAAGAGATTCCAGCGCTCGTCCATAAAACCCTCACCCAGAACCTTGAGCCCAAAGCAATCAAACAGAGCATCACTCACTGGCGCGCCGATTACGAACGCGTCTAGCCCACGTCGAAACGAAACAGAGGTATACCCCTGCTATGAAGCGCATTCTGATCGCCGCCTTTTCTCTAC
This portion of the Edaphobacter sp. 4G125 genome encodes:
- a CDS encoding deoxyribonuclease IV gives rise to the protein MATKTKKRIGVHVGTAGGVWTAVDRAVAAGANTFQIFSASPRMWKAPAVKPADAAKLAELRAKHDVGPVVIHANYLINVCSQTDAVRANSIAAFRGEVERALALKAEFLVLHPGSWKGLTREEGLRLAAESIEQAVDGIDFSGKDFRLLIENTAGAEFSLGGKLEQVAELVEQLKSHLPVAVCLDTCHVHVSGYDIVTTDGYIETMKLVDSTVGSDAVKVWHCNDAKAAMGSKLDRHEHIGEGTIGAEAFRRLLHDDRFSHCAFIAETPVDAPGDEARNVGVLRTLAAG
- a CDS encoding DUF6526 family protein, giving the protein MPAPQNYSNHHRTDPPMHFFVFPVLIANVGVAIWIAIHFRHQYPWLGHWSIVVALALLVLATKCRINDLKLQDRLIRLEERLRLSSLLPANELTHLSELTTKQLVALRFASDEEIPALVHKTLTQNLEPKAIKQSITHWRADYERV